In the Malassezia vespertilionis chromosome 1, complete sequence genome, one interval contains:
- a CDS encoding uncharacterized protein (TransMembrane:1 (n3-14c19/20o255-275i); SECRETED:SignalP(1-19); EggNog:ENOG503NVW2; COG:E), producing the protein MRIGCSVLCVLTLLPWVCTQFPAVEHDLKASYDAVVHDSEAVYSAGNVHTTEAERPGPNTSTPRTQWPGNKVVVANVDTSYLTRPAEFGTDVTDESGLWGTLVPVQDIVHEQEDENYGCPSDDDLDSVRAAPPENWIALVERGECTFAAKVRKAQQHGAIGVVVGDTLGSVEEDSRIQMLMNFDPSTWDDDWMGTETRPITMFPDGDASDITIPSCFVIRSSYLELLELVKEAKDKGEDLEVGLFLDSSLPDLTVWDLGMLLLFLPSVVTVFLVIQNQVRLWIKQYRERAPVAAVKRLPCYVWHTGDAWERITSPTEDATKMQLGVGLGRLQIARVLDTMWRKVVALYPFRTPENAIDDSTEQSLCLRSDAVDCGASTGDHSPISFMRDPTRLYALDECPICLSEFVDGDVIRVLPCGHTFHQEEVGKQDLKLKNPELLRSKSYVNGEWVDAASGKTLTVLNKATLQEIGQVPNQDAEDTKRAIDAASDAFPAWSKTTAKQRHDLLYALFHELQANLEDLARIIVAENGKTFGDAQGELTYGNSFIEWFAEEAVRAYGYTVSSPIPNVRNIITREPIGVAGLITPWNFPSGMVTRKLGAALAAGCTAVVKTSHEAPLSALALAYIVEKVGFPKGVVNVIVSARGENEEAMGREMCENPKVQKISFTGSTRVGKILMRLCAGTLKKLSMELGGNAPFIVFEDADVDAAVEGALACKFRGSGQTCISANRIYVHEAVHDQFAKKMAEKVKTFNVGNGMDKDVNVGPMVHEGGRDKVNEQVKQMVEAGSEVLVGGRVGEGLFFEPTVVTAASGKHMPTDDEETFGPLAVVYRFKSEEEVLKLANGVDVGLAGYFYSRDNARCFRVAEALQVGMVGINTGSISQTSIPFGGVHESGFGREGGPTGILEYLTEKAMVFGRI; encoded by the exons ATGCGCATTGGCTGCAGCGTATTGTGCGTGCTAACATTGTTGCCCTGGGTATGCACTCAGTTTCCGGCCGTAGAACATGATTTAAAAGCGTCGTACGACGCAGTGGTACACGATTCGGAAGCGGTGTACAGCGCCGGGAATGTGCACACGACTGAGGCGGAGCGGCCAGGCCCTAATACCTCGACCCCTCGCACACAGTGGCCCGGGAATAAAGTTGTTGTAGCG AATGTGGATACATCGTACCTGACTCGCCCAGCGGAATTCGGCACCGACGTAACTGACGAGTCTGGCCTGTGGGGCACTCTTGTTCCCGTACAGGACATTGTGCACGAGCAAGAGGACGAGAACTATGGATGTCCTTCCGATGACGACTTGGACTCGgtgcgagctgcgccgcccgaaAACTGGATTGCGCTGGTTGAGCGCGGCGAATGCACTTTCGCCGCAAaggtgcgcaaagcacagcagcatggcgcgatTGGCGTCGTGGTCGGTGATACTCTTGGTAGCGTTGAAGAGGACTCTCGCATACAAATGCTTATGAATTTTGATCCGAGTACGTGGGACGACGACTGGATGGGAACGGAGACACGACCTATTACCATGTTTCCGGACGGGGATGCGAGCGATATTACGATTCCGTCGTGTTTTGTAATCCGCAGCAGCTACCTGGAGCTGCTGGAGCTTGTCAAAGAGGCAAAAGACAAAGGGGAAGACTTAGAGGTGGGCCTCTTTTTGGATAGCAGCCTACCGGATCTTACCGTGTGGGATCTTGGGATGCTACTCTTGTTTTTGCCATCGGTGGTCACCGTATTTCTCGTGATACAGAACCAGGTGCGATTGTGGATCAAACAGTATCGCGAACGTGCGCCTGTTGCTGCAGTGAAGCGTCTACCGTGCTATGTTTGGCACACTGGGGACGCCTGGGAACGTATTACTAGCCCCACAGAAGATGCTACCAAAATGCAGCTGGGTGTGGGCCTCGGACGTCTGCAAATTGCGCGTGTGCTAGATACCATGTGGCGCAAGGTTGTCGCGTTATACCCCTTTCGTACACCTGAGAATGCTATCGATGATTCGACAGAACAGTCTTTGTGTTTGCGTTCGGACGCCGTGGACTGTGGCGCAAGTACAGGCGATCATTCGCCGATCTCTTTTATGCGGGATCCTACCAGACTTTATGCATTGGACGAATGCCCGATCTGCCTCTCAGAGTTTGTAGATGG CGATGTAATTCGTGTATTGCCCTGTGGCCACACGTTTCATCAAGAGGAGGT CGGAAAGCAAGATTTGAAA CTCAAAAATCCCGAACTTCTTCGTAGCAAGTCGTACGTCAACGGCGAGTGGGTCGATGCTGCATCTGGCAAGACGCTCACCGTGTTGAACAAGGCTACGCTTCAAGAGATTGGTCAAGTCCCGAACCAGGATGCGGAGGACACGAAGCGAGCGATCGATGCTGCGTCCGATGCATTCCCTGCATGGTCAAAGACAActgccaagcagcgccatgaTCTGCTCTATGCCCTCTTCCACGAACTCCAAGCCAATTTGGAGgatcttgcgcgcattATTGTTGCTGAGAACGGTAAGACGTTTGGGGACGCACAAGGCGAATTAACGTATGGCAACTCGTTCATCGAATGGTTTGCTGAAgaggccgtgcgcgcctATGGGTATACTGTTTCCTCTCCGATCCCTAATGTGCGCAATATTATCACCAGGGAGCCCATCGGTGTTGCGGGTCTGATCACGCCTTGGAACTTCCCCAGCGGCATGGTTacgcgcaagctcggcgctgcgcttgctgctggTTGCACCGCTGTGGTCAAGACATCGCACGAGGCTCCGCTGAGTGCATTGGCACTTGCTTACATTGTGGAGAAAGTTGGCTTCCCCAAGGGTGTGGTAAATGTTATTGtatcggcgcgcggcgagaacGAGGAGGCGATGGGTCGTGAGATGTGCGAGAACCCCAAGGTGCAGAAGATCTCGTTTACCGGATCCACTCGCGTCGGCAAGATCTTGATGCGCCTGTGTGCAGGCACACTCAAGAAGCTCTCTATGGAACT CGGCGGAAATGCACCCTTTATTGTCTTTGAGGATGCCGACGTGGATGCGGCTGTCGAAGGCGCCCTTGCCTGCAAGTTCCGCGGCTCCGGCCAGACGTGTATCTCTGCCAACCG CATATATGTGCACGAAGCAGTGCACGACCAATTTGCCAAGAAAATGGCCGAGAAAGTCAAGACATTCAACGTCGGCAACGGTATGGACAAGGACGTCAATGTCGGACCGATGGTTCACGAGGGGGGCAGAGACAAGGTTAACGAACAAGTGAAGCAGATGGTCGAAGCTGGCTCTGAAGTACTGGTTGGCGGACGTGTGGGCGAGGGTCTCTTTTTCGAGCCTACCGTCGTTACTGCTGCTTCAGGCAAGCATATGCCCaccgacgacgaggagacGTTCGGTCCTCTGGCTGTAGTCTACCGCTTTAAGTCTGAGGAAGAGGTGCTGAAGTTGGCTAACGGTGTGGATGTCGGCCTTGCTGGCTACTTTTACAGCAGGGAcaacgcgcgctgcttccgcGTGGCCGAAGCCTTGCAAGTCGGCATGGTCGGTATTAACACTGGCTCCATTTCGCAGACTTCGATTCCGTTCGGCGGTGTGCACGAGAGTGGGTTTGGCCGCGAGGGTGGACCCACCGGTATTCTCGAATACCTCACCGAGAAGGCGATGGTCTTTGGTCGTATTTAA
- a CDS encoding uncharacterized protein (EggNog:ENOG503PKF9), with translation MQSQRLQSRQHDIYLDGSDSDVDQRSVSSSKAQNVRCTPRMLAKEQDGTQSWSGENDMPMTNSPLKRTQALRSLAAKRADAAVYEAAAHFDRMALPDEEGAVPLLINDTTASYDEQAENPHRAPKPQAVLSALQHSVYAQFSGAGLVDHACRGGIGVVFVCADVTQSSNMVGGPHACYAQYFGESHAFNTVVSLDAASLAPMHMVRRAKLTDQGVLRRAELKGLIDVLQRTVERNEYECIHVCVSSAYVAKAWGTWIPQWEASGWPGEADSETASHSSRLGLRRSSSATRSLSSSNSGSRVRTPIGMRLDVDLTNSPKHRMTRSPLAKKHGAGAGNYAVQTADTLSTPPRPQRRPRQLDADSPKDSFQTTDYSTSPASGSTQSGRKSARRLVDEDLLRELSLLRKEFVQMELQSGPRVHLYLIDRVHNPAGSLAAMDEKVYKRDALQVPQSHSRQALYTPDSLAVGDSPTKRGMPARINELGRASPFLIRPTKSVSQQSGVEEDEDASTGRILFSRKATSTLSPPAPASPTLSTRSRSKQPRSPKSVRAPPTPAPVLVPLPLPDLDHPISPASVETNDPPAPLSPLSPSAIQDTTPKPLTIEALQEHDRATEENDKAKSGRRFPGRKAMSIRSGARSESGFSILSRLTAKMFRRGDRGHELPPTPDIGADVGESNALGISIHGVPLALANTGGIVKVPSPIPPPLARPSDAGPAPAPAIPSAMSFRMASPPKLHVAPHSARAIPAELPPTSPPFVKKTLLPSTSQPDLRAISRESANAAIGTEQLWRDAGSQRTKAMPSRARSPHRRADARRNARPLPEAQSEAPSVSRSTRRATELSDTSITQCKQRLLEALCISEQPEDPELGRAFADMQPEEIDMYIEKQRTDEEDTLQFIPLAEPVDGPKTIDGATPMNTFPLEDGQAIYVGFRANANAAPAEPSVQLASFQDEEGEMEPDK, from the exons ATGCAGTCACAACGACTCCAATCGCGCCAGCACGACATCTACCTGGATGGTTCGGACAGTGACGTGGACCAGCGATCCGTATCGTCTTCAAAAGCGCAGAatgtgcgctgcacacccAGAATGCTCGCCAAAGAACAGGACGGCACACAGTCCTGGTCAGGAGAAAATGACATGCCCATGACAAATTCTCCGCTAAAGCGTACGCAGGCATTGCGGTCCTTGgctgcgaagcgcgccgatgccgccgTGTACGAGGCCGCGGCACACTTCGATCGCATGGCACTCCCTGATGAAGAAGGCGCAGTTCCACTGCTGATAAATGACACAACAGCATCATACGATGAGCAGGCAGAGAATCCGCACAGAGCGCCGAAGCCACAAGCAGTGCTGAGTGCGCTTCAGCACTCGGTATACGCCCAATTTTCCGGCGCAGGCCTCGTTGATCATGCATGCCGCGGTGGGATTGGCGTTGTGTTTGTGTGTGCGGACGTAACGCAATCGTCTAACATGGTGGGAGGTCCGCATGCGTGTTACGCGCAGTATTTTGGCGAGTCGCATGCCTTTAACACAGTCGTCTCTTTGGATGCCGCTAGCCttgcgccgatgcacatggtgcggcgcgcaaaactGACGGATCAAGGCGTGCTTCGGCGTGCTGAACTCAAGGGACTTATCGACGTGCTACAGCGTACTGTCGAACGAAATGAGTACGAATGTATTCATGTATGTGTGAGCAGCGCTTATGTGGCCAAGGCCTGGGGCACTTGGATACCACAGTGGGAAGCGTCCGGATGGCCGGGCGAGGCAGACTCGGAAACAGCAAGCCACTCGTCGAGGCTCGGCCTGCGTAGGAGTAGCAGTGCAACGCGCTCCCTTTCTTCGTCCAATTCTGGATCGCGAGTGCGTACGCCGATCGGAATGCGCTTGGATGTGGACCTCACCAACTCGCCAAAGCACAGAATGACCCGCTCTCCGCTTGCGAAAAAACacggcgcaggagcaggcAATTATGCTGTGCAAACAGCAGACACGCTTAGTACGCCCCCGCGTCCTCAGCGCCGTCCACGACAATTGGATGCCGACTCGCCCAAAGACAGTTTTCAGACTACGGACTATAGTACGTCGCCCGCAAGTGGGTCTACACAATCAGGGCGTAAatctgcgcgccgtttggTTGATGAAGATTTGCTGCGTGAGCTGTCCCTATTGCGCAAAGAGTTTGTGCAGATGGAACTGCAGTCGGGGCCACGCGTGCATCTTTATTTGATTGACCGCGTGCACAATCCAGCAGGCTCATTGGCTGCGATGGACGAGAAGGTGTACAAACGAGACGCTTTGCAGGTGCCGCAAAGTCATTCGCGCCAAGCACTGTACACGCCCGATAGTTTGGCGGTGGGCGACTCGCCTACAAAGCGCGGAATGCCTGCACGGATCAACGAGCTTGGCCGTGCGTCTCCTTTCCTCATCCGTCCCACGAAAAGTGTGTCACAGCAGAGCGGAGTGGAAGAGGATGAGGATGCGAGCACAGGGCGCATACTCTTTTCGCGCAAGGCAACTAGTACGCTATCGCCCCCGGCTCCAGCGTCGCCAACACTCTCCACACGATCGCGCTCCAAACAGCCACGGTCGCCTAAATCTGTGCGAGCACCGCCTACGCCTGCGCCTGTTTTGGTTCCTTTACCATTGCCTGATCTTGACCATCCCATATCACCAGCATCCGTTGAGACAAACGATCCCCCTGCACCTTTGTCTCCTCTTTCTCCCTCTGCGATACAAGATACCACGCCAAAGCCATTAACAATTGAGGCATTGCAAGAGCATGACCGTGCCACGGAAGAAAACGACAAAGCAAAGTCGGGTCGTCGCTTTCCCGGCCGCAAAGCGATGAGCATTCGCTCCGGCGCCCGGTCCGAGAGTGGCTTCTCCATTCTTTCGCGCCTCACTGCAAAAATGTTTCGTCGTGGCGATCGTGGACATGAACTGCCGCCGACGCCAGACATTGGGGCAGATGTGGGCGAGTCTAACGCGTTAGGGATTAGCATTCACGGCGTCCCGCTTGCCTTGGCAAATACAGGCGGCATTGTAAAGGTGCCCTCCCCTATTCCGCCCCCTCTAGCGCGTCCAAGTGACGCTGGacctgcacctgcacctgctATACCATCTGCTATGTCATTTCGAATGGCATCACCTCCGAAACTCCATGTCGCGCCTCATTCCGCTCGCGCCATACCTGCAGAGCTGCCACCGACTTCGCCGCCCTTTGTAAAGAAGACGCTGCTCCCAAGCACGTCTCAGCCggacttgcgcgcaatATCACGCGAATCTGCAAATGCAGCGATCGGCACTGAACAGCTTTGGAGAGACGCAGGTTCACAGCGCACCAAAGCAATGCCGTCGCGTGCAAGGTCACCCCATCGTCGTGcggatgcgcggcgcaacgcacgcCCTTTGCCAGAGGCGCAAAGCGAAGCGCCGAGTGTTTCGCGCAGTACGCGCCGAGCCACGG AGCTCTCGGATACGAGTATCACGCAatgcaagcagcgcttgctcgaggcgctgtgTATATCCGAGCAGCCGGAAGACCCGGAATTGGGTCGTGCGTTTGCAGATATGCAGCCTGAAGAAATAGACATGTATATCGAAAAGCAGCGGACGGACGAAGAGGACACGCTCCAATTTATACCGCTGGCTGAGCCTGTGGACGGGCCCAAGACCATTGATGGCGCTACGCCCATGAACACGTTTCCGCTGGAAGACGGGCAAGCAATCTATGTTGGGTTCCGAGCAAATGCAAACG CCGCGCCTGCGGAGCCTTCCGTACAGCTGGCATCATTCCAGGACGAAGAAGGGGAGATGGAGCCAGACAAGTAG